The Saprospiraceae bacterium genome includes the window ATTCCGGCCTGTGTTGCCGGGAATACGGGCGTTGGGATGAGCCAACGCATGCAAAGCTTTGTTCTGGATGCCAAACAAAGCCCTTTCAACGTCCTGGAGCCAGGCAAGCGCCCCCGCGCCACCTTGACACCTAGCCTAGCCCTGAAGGACGGGAAGCCTTTTCTTTCTTTTGCCGTTCAGGGCGGAGATAGCCAGGACCAAAACTTATTACAATATTTTCTGAATGTCGTAGAGTTCGGTATGGATGCCCAAGAGGCCGCTGAAGCTGCTAACATCAATAGTTTCCAAATGCGCAGCTCCTTTGGCGAACACATCACCGAACCAGGGAAGCTGCTCCTTCACGACTCCACGCCACCCTGGACCAGGAAGGCCCTCCAGGAAATGGGCTATAAACTCGATTTCGCTCCCCGCACCTCCGGGCCAATCAATGCGGTTTATTTTGATTGGAAGAATGGGACATTCTGGGGCGGATCTAGTAATTATGGGGATGATTATGGTATTGGGTGGTAAGCAAACATGAAAGGCTTTTTTAGGGTATGCGGAGTTATTGGAGGAAAAGCTAACTTGAGTCCTCCAATAACTCTAAATCTCCAATAACTCCGTGTCCAAAAAACAACCTTGACTACCCTCGCCAAATTTAGCATACCCCATGGCTAGACAAGCACCTCCTGAATCACCCGTCCGCTCACGTCCGTCAATCGGATGTCGCGGCCGCTAAAGCGGAAGGTGAGCTGCTCGTGGTTGAGGCCAAGGAGGTGGAGCATGGTCGCATGGAGGTCGTGGATAGAGGTGGGGTTTTCAACAACGCGGTAGCCATAGTCATCCGTTTGGCCGAATACGGTGCCGCCTTTGATGCCGGCTCCGGCGAGCCAGATGGAGAAAGCCGAAGGATTATGGTCCCGACCATCTTTGCCCTGAGAAAAGGGTGTTCTACCAAATTCTCCAGCAAACACAACGAGTGTAGTCTCCAAGAGGCCACGCCATTTCAAGTCTTTCAGCAAACCGGCAATGGGCTGGTCAACAGCATGTGCATTGCGCTCATGGCCATTTTTAAGGTCGGCGTGCTGGTCCCAACGATCGGCTTCGACGCGGGGGCAGGTTAATTCTATGAAGCGAACATTGCGCTCTACCAGTCGCCGAGCTTGCAAACATTGAGCAGCATATCCTTGGGTATGTTTGTCCTCATCATAAAAGCCATAAAGTTTTTTAGTCGCCTCCGATTCACCTGACAAGTCCGTTAATTCAGGAACAGAAGCCTGCATGCGATAAGCTAGTTCATAATTCTGAATGGCGCTTGCCACCTGGTCTTCGTGACCCAATTTTGCCAACAGGCTGTTGTCCATTTGACGGGCAAATTGCAGCTTTTGTTGTTGCAAGGCGGATGCCTCTTCCTGAGGGATGATGTTGGCGATGGGGATAGGCCCCGGCCGTAGGATAGAAGCTTCGTAACTGGCAGAAAGAAAGCCGCTTTTGAAATTGTCCAAACCGCCTGGAGGTATCAGGCCCCCATCCAGTACGACATAACTGGGCAGGTTGTCATTGGCGGCTCCGAGGCCATAGGTGATCCAGGATCCCATGCTTGGCCTTCCCTGGATGCCGATTCCTGTGTGCAAAAAGTAATTGGCGTTGGTATGTTCTGGAAAGTCTGAAACCATAGACCGAATCATGGCTATATCGTCAACACAAGTCGCTATATGAGGGAACAGGTCACTGATCCACATGCCACTTTCTCCGTACTGTTTGAATTCCCAGGGACTTTTGAGGATGCGCCCAATATTATTAAACTGGGTGGCATCTACTTTGAATTTCCGATAGGGGTCCTCTCCATTTTCCAGGGCTAAACGGGGTTTGGGGTCAAAGCTATCTACCTGTGAAATGCCGCCATCCATGTACAAAAAAATAATACTCTTAGCCTTAGGCGCAAAATGAGGGGGAAGTAAGGCTAATGGATTAGCAGGTCCTTTGGGCGAGGGTCGATTATTGAGTTGGCATCCCAAGGAACTCATCATGCTCAAAAGCGCCAGCCCACCAAAGCCATTTTTGCAAAGGTTGAGCATTTGTCGGCGGGAATATGGCGTAGGGTTGCTTGGATTCATAATAAGAAGATAAATTCCTTCATGTTAAAAATAGTATGGCAATAGTCTTTCCAATGCTCGATGCTTGGCGTCTGATCTTTAGTCAAGGTATTAAAAAAGGCACTTGCTTGGGCTAGCTCTGTTTCTTCCGGCCAGCGGGCAAAAGCTTTTAGGTATATTTCCTTAATTCGATCTTCAAAATCGGTCTCTTTCGCTACCAACTGAACTGCCCACTTTTCGGCCTGTTCGATGACAAAGGGATCATTCATCAAGGTCAGCGATTGAGCGGGAACGTTGGAGAGGTTTCGTTTGCCAAAGGTGCTGAAGGGGAGTGGCATGTCGAAGCTGAGCATGAAAGGGGAGAGGAAATTGCGGCGGACATCTTGATAGATACTTCGTCGGCCTCCGCCATCAAGTGGACCGGAAATGCCAGGGCGGCCCCTGCCCTTCATGAATTCGGTTAAATGAATCGGGATGGTAGGTCCGTACATAGTGGTATCCAATTGCCCGGATACCGCCAAGAGGCCATCCCGAATTGCTTCGGCTTCCAGGCGTTTTACAGGGAAATAGGATAAGAAATAGTTTTGAGGATCTTTTACATCGGTACCTTCCACCGCTTGGGTGCTTCGTTGGAAAGCTTCCGTCATGACGATATATCGGATCATTTTTTTCACAGACCAGTTTTCTGCTACGAATAAAGTGGCCAGGTAATCCAGGAGTTCGGGGTGAGAGGGCGGCATCCCCTGTAGCCCAAAATTATCAACATTTTCGACCAGGCCACGCCCAAATAGGTGATGCCAAATCCTATTGACCATCACCCTCGCCGTCAGTGGATTGTCGGGGCTGGCAATAGCGTTGGCTAAGGCCAGGCGATCACTACCCGTATTGGGAAACACCTCTAGGGTATCTGATAAGGCATTCATAAACCGGTGAGGGACGCGGTAGGCCGAGGTTGTCTTGTAATCTCCACGTATAAAAACCGGACTTTGAATGAGGTCTCCTTCTACAACTCCTGCGATAAAAGTCGTATCATAAAGGGATTGGCTTAGCTTGTTTTTCACTTCGAGCCATTGTCGATAGTTGGGATGTTGTTTGGTTAATTTATTTTCAGCTAAGAGGGTATTTAATTTTTTTACCTCAGCAGGGGAAGCATTATCTTCTAGCCAGTTATGCAAAGCAGCCTGAGCAGAAGTGGGCGAGGTCGGATCCTGGGAAAGGGCAGGTGGAATACTATCAAATGCTACAGCATAAGTGGCTTCCAGCCAGGCATAAGCAGGAATATCATAATGGTGATTCCTTCCTTTTTTACGGAAATGACCAGAAAGCAGTTCAATATATGCCTTATGGCCCTTCCACATGCTGACATCAAATAAATAATCTTCCATGACATCCTTTCCTAACTGTTTTGTCAAACCACCATGAATAGGATCTTGAATGAGTTGGAAATTATCAATAATGATTCTAATCGTAGATTGTTGTCCAGCTGCACGAACGAGAATCTTGTCTTTTTCGATGGTGAAGGTAGGAGAGCGTAAGGCGCCTTGCAAGCCGGGGCGGAGGAGGCGACTAGAGACTTTTCCTGATTCGAACCTTTCCAATTGACCTGTTGATGCCGAAAAAACAGGTTCACCCAAGGCACTTGCCTTTGCAAAAGCCAACCCATAGGGGCTCCATTGGCCAAGGCTGCCGTTGCGAAAATCTCCCAGCACCTGGATATTGGTATCACGTGGTAAGGGTTTATTGTTTGAGAACCCTGTGTTGACTGCCAAGCCTGGGTTTATATCCGCTGTTTTGGCAATAAATTCCTTCAACTGTTTTTTGAGCACCCAAAGACTATCGACGACCTTCATAGATTGCCAGGCTGTATGGGCGGGGACCATTGCAAAACGGGTGCTTTCGAAAATGCCATACAAGGCGTAGTAATCGGTAGTTGGGATGGGATCGAATTTATGATCATGGCAGCGGGCACAGCCAACGGTCAAGGCCTGAAACGCTTTTGTCGTAACATCAATGATATTGTCAATGCGGTCTACCTCATCCTTTTTGATGTCTACAGGGCTGTGCGTCCCTTCACCAAAAGTATAAAAAGCGGTTGCTATGGCTGATTCATTGGTTTGTTTTAAGGCATCATAACGAGGAGTTTGGAGCAAGTCGCCAGCCAATTGTTCCCGGATGAAAAGATCATAGGGCAGGTCTTGGTTAAAGGCCCTGATGAGGTAATCCCGGAATTGCCAGGCGCCGATAACCGGATAATCAAACTCGTGGCCTTTGGTGTCAGCATAACGGACGATGTCCATCCAATGCCTGGCCCAGCGCTCTCCAAACTGAGGCGAATTTAGCAGTTGATCTACCAGTTTTTCGTAGGATGTTGGAGATTCGTCGGCCAGGTATTTTTTTATGGTTGCTTCCTGTGGTGGAAGCCCAGTAAGGAGATAAGAGAGGCGTCGAACGAGTTTGTTCTTAGGCGCTTTAGCACTAGCGGAAAGTTGGTTTTCTTGTTGTTTTTGGTCAATGAGGAAGTCTATCTTTTCAACAGGGGTAGCCTTCGCTAATTTAGCGGGAAAAGGGACTGTTTTAGGTGCTTGAAAGGCCCAGTAAGGGTCCCATTTTGCGCCCTGTTTGATCCATTTTTTTAATAGGGCAATTTCCTTGGGGGATAAAACCTTTTTAGAATGGACCGGTGGCATTAGGCGTTCGGTGTCCTGGGTAGTGATGCGGCTAATCAATTCGCTTTTTCCCGGCTGATGAGGGAGGATCGCCACCAGGCCATTTTCCAACAATTGGGTAGCTCCTTCATAGGTATCCAGTCTAAGCCCTCCCTCTCGGGCATTTTCATCGGGGCCGTGGCAGGAAAAACAATTATTGGAAAGAATCGGCCGGATATGAAAATTGAAATCAACTACTTTGGGTAAATGATCGGAGGACGAATCTCTTTGGCAGCCAAAAGAGAAGAGGCTAAGCCAGATTGCCCATAACGGAATAAAGTTCCTGGAAAGAAAAAATCGGGGATGTAGTGTAGTTGAAGACATTTTTTGATTTGAAGTGGTTGGTTTTCTTAGATTCCAAAGAAGGACAAAATAAAGGTATGAATATAGTGAATGAGACAGATATTTGGTTTAATTCGTAGAACTTAATTGCCAAAAAGCCTATTCTGCTGCTTAAAAAGTGCGAAAGAGAGACTACTATTTAGGTTAGTATGTTTATATTGCCCTACTTTTTCCCAAACAATAGTGGTTCTTTGACAAATCTCGTGATCTAGAGGCAATCATAAAAAGAAAGCAACACTTCCTTTGGTCGTTTTTGCTTTCTTTTTATGATTGCCCACGAGATTTGTCAAAGAAGGACAATAGTTCAAAAACGTTGATGTTACATCCTTTAGAAAGTTGGCTAACACTGCTGTGTTCTATCGTTATTCTACTCATGGGTTTTCGGGTTTACTGGCTCGATCCGAGAAATGTCTTGTACAAAGGTTTTTTTGCTTCTACTTTTTTGTTGTTTATCCAGAACCTTTTTTTCTTTGAATTGACACAAGTGACTGTACTAGAGGTGGCAAGAAGCCTTCGGCCTTGGCAGGAAACTACTTGGAATATAGCCGGCATGTCTATTTACATTACGATGTATTACTACGCCAAGAAGTTTAGCACAAGACCTACCTACCAATGGGAAACTTTTTTGGCCTACCTTATTCCCATTATGGCAGTACCTTTCATCATTTTAGAAGCTTTCACCCCATTCAAACATGGAGAGATAGTCATGATGGCAAATGGGCGTTGGGGCATCCAAATTCCTACCGCTCATTGGCATGATTGGGGCAGAGCAATTTGGGCTTTTTTAAGTTATTTTTTTGGCGTTTATTTTTGTTTTCTGCCCTATAAATATGCTTTAGAGGAAAGGACCAAAAGACTTAGGTTGGCTATTTTATTGATATTTGGACTTATTTTGTCTACGACTTTTTTACAGAATTACATATTGACCATCTTTTTTGATACCATCACACCTGTCAATGAAAGTATAAATGTGATAGTCGCTATTGTTTTTATAGGTTTGATGTTCTCTAATTTTCGTTTGTTTGAGGTACGCTCGGAGTATGCTGTGTCCAATATCATCAATACCATGACCAACTGGTTTATTTTGACGGACAGCACATTTCAAATTCAAGAAGTAAACCATGCCGTTGCGTCAGCGTTGGGCCACCCCAAATTTTACTGGAATGGAAAAGGGCTTGCTGAAGTTTTTACAGCGGAACAATGGCAAGAGAACAAGGATAGGGTAGAGGCATTGAACAATAGCCACAATCAAGAGCGGTTTGAATTGCAATTGGGTTTAAAGGAGCAAAGCGTTTTTTTGGCGGTGACAGCTACCGCTATTTATGGTAAAAGAGGATTTTTGCTCGGCTATGTTTTTGTGGGAACGGATCTTACGACATTTAAAGATTCTGAAGAACGAATTTTGCAGTATGCCAGTGAATTGGAGCGGTCCAATGAATCGCTGGAACGATTTGCCTATATTGCTTCTCACGACTTGAAAGAACCTATCCGGAACATTGGCAATTTTGCTGGGTTACTCCAACGGCGACTAGGCCCTCACCTAAATGAGGAGAACAAGGAATACATCCAGTTTATCATTAAAGGAGTCAAGGTAATGAATGCGATGATTGATTCAGTTATGGCAGTTTCGAGGATGGGGCAGAAAAAGCTGGAAGAAACCACGATTGATACTACGGTCCTTCTAAGTAAGGTAGAAGAAAATTTGGCTTCCTACATCCAACAAAAAAAAGGACTCCTTATAAAAGCCAAAGATTTACCCATTGTTTACGGAGATGAAAGTTTACTCATACAGCTTTTTCAGAACATATTGGAAAATTGCCTTAAATACAATGAATCGGCTGCACCCCAACTCGAAATCTCCTGCCAATTAGTTGAGCATAATGCCTTTTACGAGTTTAGTATACAGGATAATGGAATAGGCATAGCGAAAGAATACCACGAAAAGGTATTTGAAATGTTTAAGCGCCTACATTCCCGGGGAACCTATGAGGGTACGGGTATTGGCTTGGCTATTTGCAAAAGAATAGTAGAGCTGCATCGAGGAAAAATTTGGATTGCAGATACCGGTACGGCAAAAGGAACCTGTTTTAAATTTACCTTGCCAATTCCACCCTCAAAGTAGGACTTCTACGCTATTGCACGCCAGTTGTTAATTTCCGATTGCGTACAACAATCAAACCTAAGTAAAACACCGCAATGGCCGACCAAATCAGGTTTAAAAAACTAGAAGGAAGGGCGCCATAATAAAAGGAATTCATGATTAACATTACGCCACCCAGCAAATTCATTAATTGATACTGAAGGGATTGGGTGTCGAGTTTGTTCATGCTATTCAACAAAAAGGCACCAATAAGCAAGATTGAGCCTAGCCAACCGATGATCTCGATAAACAGTTCCATATAGCTTTTCTTTTGTTCAATGTTGGTGCAAAACTAGGAAATTAAAGGAGAATTTAGACTCGGGAAAGTGTAAGAATGAGCTAAAAAAAAAGCCTTCCTGGTTACTACCAAGAAGGCTGCTTCATGAAAACGCAGACTATTAATCACCCGAAGAATTAGCCTT containing:
- a CDS encoding PSD1 and planctomycete cytochrome C domain-containing protein produces the protein MSSTTLHPRFFLSRNFIPLWAIWLSLFSFGCQRDSSSDHLPKVVDFNFHIRPILSNNCFSCHGPDENAREGGLRLDTYEGATQLLENGLVAILPHQPGKSELISRITTQDTERLMPPVHSKKVLSPKEIALLKKWIKQGAKWDPYWAFQAPKTVPFPAKLAKATPVEKIDFLIDQKQQENQLSASAKAPKNKLVRRLSYLLTGLPPQEATIKKYLADESPTSYEKLVDQLLNSPQFGERWARHWMDIVRYADTKGHEFDYPVIGAWQFRDYLIRAFNQDLPYDLFIREQLAGDLLQTPRYDALKQTNESAIATAFYTFGEGTHSPVDIKKDEVDRIDNIIDVTTKAFQALTVGCARCHDHKFDPIPTTDYYALYGIFESTRFAMVPAHTAWQSMKVVDSLWVLKKQLKEFIAKTADINPGLAVNTGFSNNKPLPRDTNIQVLGDFRNGSLGQWSPYGLAFAKASALGEPVFSASTGQLERFESGKVSSRLLRPGLQGALRSPTFTIEKDKILVRAAGQQSTIRIIIDNFQLIQDPIHGGLTKQLGKDVMEDYLFDVSMWKGHKAYIELLSGHFRKKGRNHHYDIPAYAWLEATYAVAFDSIPPALSQDPTSPTSAQAALHNWLEDNASPAEVKKLNTLLAENKLTKQHPNYRQWLEVKNKLSQSLYDTTFIAGVVEGDLIQSPVFIRGDYKTTSAYRVPHRFMNALSDTLEVFPNTGSDRLALANAIASPDNPLTARVMVNRIWHHLFGRGLVENVDNFGLQGMPPSHPELLDYLATLFVAENWSVKKMIRYIVMTEAFQRSTQAVEGTDVKDPQNYFLSYFPVKRLEAEAIRDGLLAVSGQLDTTMYGPTIPIHLTEFMKGRGRPGISGPLDGGGRRSIYQDVRRNFLSPFMLSFDMPLPFSTFGKRNLSNVPAQSLTLMNDPFVIEQAEKWAVQLVAKETDFEDRIKEIYLKAFARWPEETELAQASAFFNTLTKDQTPSIEHWKDYCHTIFNMKEFIFLL
- a CDS encoding ATP-binding protein, with the translated sequence MLHPLESWLTLLCSIVILLMGFRVYWLDPRNVLYKGFFASTFLLFIQNLFFFELTQVTVLEVARSLRPWQETTWNIAGMSIYITMYYYAKKFSTRPTYQWETFLAYLIPIMAVPFIILEAFTPFKHGEIVMMANGRWGIQIPTAHWHDWGRAIWAFLSYFFGVYFCFLPYKYALEERTKRLRLAILLIFGLILSTTFLQNYILTIFFDTITPVNESINVIVAIVFIGLMFSNFRLFEVRSEYAVSNIINTMTNWFILTDSTFQIQEVNHAVASALGHPKFYWNGKGLAEVFTAEQWQENKDRVEALNNSHNQERFELQLGLKEQSVFLAVTATAIYGKRGFLLGYVFVGTDLTTFKDSEERILQYASELERSNESLERFAYIASHDLKEPIRNIGNFAGLLQRRLGPHLNEENKEYIQFIIKGVKVMNAMIDSVMAVSRMGQKKLEETTIDTTVLLSKVEENLASYIQQKKGLLIKAKDLPIVYGDESLLIQLFQNILENCLKYNESAAPQLEISCQLVEHNAFYEFSIQDNGIGIAKEYHEKVFEMFKRLHSRGTYEGTGIGLAICKRIVELHRGKIWIADTGTAKGTCFKFTLPIPPSK
- a CDS encoding DUF1501 domain-containing protein; the protein is MNPSNPTPYSRRQMLNLCKNGFGGLALLSMMSSLGCQLNNRPSPKGPANPLALLPPHFAPKAKSIIFLYMDGGISQVDSFDPKPRLALENGEDPYRKFKVDATQFNNIGRILKSPWEFKQYGESGMWISDLFPHIATCVDDIAMIRSMVSDFPEHTNANYFLHTGIGIQGRPSMGSWITYGLGAANDNLPSYVVLDGGLIPPGGLDNFKSGFLSASYEASILRPGPIPIANIIPQEEASALQQQKLQFARQMDNSLLAKLGHEDQVASAIQNYELAYRMQASVPELTDLSGESEATKKLYGFYDEDKHTQGYAAQCLQARRLVERNVRFIELTCPRVEADRWDQHADLKNGHERNAHAVDQPIAGLLKDLKWRGLLETTLVVFAGEFGRTPFSQGKDGRDHNPSAFSIWLAGAGIKGGTVFGQTDDYGYRVVENPTSIHDLHATMLHLLGLNHEQLTFRFSGRDIRLTDVSGRVIQEVLV